A stretch of DNA from Vidua chalybeata isolate OUT-0048 chromosome 3, bVidCha1 merged haplotype, whole genome shotgun sequence:
GCTTTGCTTCAGAAGTGTTTTGTTTGGTCATTTCTGTGTTTATCAGATCACTGTGAAACTGTtttgtaataattttgtttcttcactAACAAAGTTTCTTTTGTTACACTTAAGCGTCATAAAGAAAATAGCCCAGTACATAGGAGAAGTTATGGAGGACTCAAAAGATAAAGTCCAGGAAAATCTTCTGGCCAATGGAGGTAGGTGCTGTGAATGTGGGGGTTTAAATGCATTGATGGTGCTTTTGCTTGCTTCAGAATTTGAGTATGTGGAATTGAAACCCTCACACTTCAGAAAGGACAACCATCAGCAACATTTTATAAGAATGTGTCTAGCCTGCTCCCATTTTTCTCAGCAGAAGCTAACTTTGGAGTGAAGATGAAAGTAAGAGACATCCTTGTTCATTCCTAACATGATTTAGCACAcctgtgccctgcctgggctTGATTTCTTAAGGGCACCTAAATCTCATTCTGTATGGTTGTATGACAACTGTCAGTGATCTGACAGTAATTTACATTGCCCAGCTATTCTggaaaaatacaacaaaattgGATGTGATATGCATGCTGATTACAGACTTACAGCATGATGCTTTTGGATAAACTAAGAGTGTACAGTCCATCTCCCTTTGTCTGCAATGTTGTACTTCAGACTTGTATTAATAAAGGATGGGGAGGAAGTTCTTTTAGAAATGTCgttaaataatataaaactgATGTTTGATGGGTGCAACTGTTCGAGAAATACAATAATCCCATTTACTGTGTTTCAGGGCTAAAGGATAAAATGAAATGTCTCCAAAGTATGTTGAGGACTGATGGTTGTGGTGTTGTTACATGCATGCATTTGTGTATATTAGTGCTAGACACAAGTCTTGTTCTGGTTGTAGAGATACAGTGATCAGGTTACGATGGATTTCTCAAGTAACAACCTCGTAGCTTGATCACGATATCCCTATGACTTGAGAAACAACAGGtttcattaatttcctttgtttcccctttttacaccattttttccccctattaTCTCTGCATGTGTTTTATTAGAAAGATATGGAAATTACTTGCATGTGTTACTAATTTCCTCTCTCTGGGTTTGGTCATCCAAGCAAATCATATTGGATTAGGACATTAACCTTTTTAAGATTACTGACTGCatcttaaaaaaatgaagtcagCTTTAGTATATGAGGATTCCCCTAATATATTCCAGTGTCAGTCTTTATAAGCATCAGCAACTTTACTGGACCaattcttcctccttccctttctgatTAGTAAAAGAACTATAAAGTTGAAGACTTTCTTGAGGCTGTgaaatcagaaacaaaattataagACATGATTTCTTGTTGTGTGGTCCTGTTTCATACTATTTGACCATCCCAAGATGGTTTTAAGTAACACTGACTTTGGCTCACTTGTATATAACCCCAATAGCAGTTTGGTAGTAGCTGTGTATCTAAAAAGTCTTTTTGCTAgctttttaggaaaaaaaaaatgcaaaatagtaaaaaataaagcacttttAGTTACATGaacttgcacacacacacacacacagatactCAACTTTCCAGTGTACAACAGCTGAAAGCAGCCATGTGCAAATTTCTCTCTTATATAGGGAAATGTATGCTTGTGTAATATAGAAACTTTTCATATATCATAACAGCATAAATAACCTTTCTTGAAATCTAAGTAAAGCTTTTCTTCAAAGATTCGTACtaaattctcttccttttatGGAAATGTTAATCCTAAATGAATTATAAAATTTGGTAAGTGGTGGAATAACTCCATTCTTTATAGTGAgcccaaaacaaagcaaaatgggAAGCATAACGATTTTGAAGAATTGAGTGTTTTGGAGGGGAGGTATTTAACACTGTGTTTTAGAGCTGGTGTGTAAGTTAGATTATGAGACATGCAGGCTATGggttccctgggcagctgtgagCTGGTAGGAATCATCTCTCCTAGGTGGGCAGCTCTGTGAAGCCATTTAGACATGACTCGACAGATTCCATAAATGAGGGATGCCATTCCAGGAGCATCAgtgggctggggctgcttgCCATTTTAAACACAGCTCTGCTAGTGTGTTCACAGTAGTTTGTGTCATCCCCAAGATCAGGCTACTTAACTAACCTGCACCAGTGCCAGCTAGCACTGGCAAGCTCACTCCGGAGTGAGCTTGGAAAACCGGGCTGAGAACTCATGCTGTGCTCAACTGCCCAACATTTGGATGCTACTGAGATTCAGGGAATGTGAGGATAGAAAGGACATATGAAGTTCTTCAGGGAACTTTTATATCTCATCAGCTATAAATTGGTTAGTGTCTGTCTTTAAagagcctgtgtctgcaaagcCTAAGCACATGAGCTTAGAAGAGAGGCAGCAGGGTGGAATCCTTGTGTTGTGTACCCCGTGCTGAAAATGCTATGTGAACTTTGTTGCTGAAGTATTTTTGACCTCTCTGCCTTCCCCACAGAGATCACAAGCAAGCATCAATGGAGAACTGTGCACACAGCAGCTATGTCATAGCTCTCCCAGTCTTCTGCAGTTTTGCCCCTTTTCTGCACCCTCCCTGTGCAGGATAATTTGCTCATTCCTGATGAGATATTAGCAGGAAGGATTGGATCTTTGCCCTATGTCCATTGAATGTGGGGGAGATTGACACAGCTGTGGTTTTGGAACAGGGGGAAAACACTGCCATGGCAAGTGCTCTCTGCCTTCCAGGCAGTTTATCTCTTGCTAAGAAGCCTATTTCTCCTAACATAAGATTTTCCATGCTTTGGAAATCTAATAGGGTAAACTGACTCTGTTGTGGGGTGAGAGAAGCCCATGGAAAGGATAGTGCTCTCTTGCCAAGGGTATTCAGTATCACATGAGAGTGCAGAGTACCCTCAGCCTGGTAGTATGGCAATTACACAGTTTTTCACATTCCTTCTCGTGCATCTTGGTTCAAGAAGTTTTCCCCTAAACCTCAAAGTCCAGCCCAAGAAATTGTGCTCAAACCTTGCTGTGGGACTGAACTCACTCCCTGAACAAGGCAGCAAAGAACACTGAAGGACCCCAGCATGCATGGTCCTTTTCCTTGGCACCTTGAGCTTGTTTTGCTCCCTATCACCCTAGAGCAACTTCCCAGACATTCTCCATATTTACCCTCCTGGTCTGGAAGGAAGCCCACCCTTTATGTGACAGTGCTTCTGGCCTCTTTGTCTAGACCTTAAGACTCTGTCTGCTGCCTTCCCCTTGTCTCCCTAAATTTCTGGGGGGCAGTCCCAGCCCTTCTCATTGTGGCAGGATGCATGACTTTACCCCATCCTAGAAAGGTCTGCAAGAACGCTATGTAGTGGTAAGTTCAGCATCCAAAGGCTCTCAGGACTCAGACAAAGAGCTGTTTGATTTCATTAGCTGCTGGAGGAGAATTCTTTATTTGGTACCATAATGTACTAAGCCTTAATGTTTCCTAACATTAAGAGCCCTTGATCTTCAACAGTGAAACAGGAAAATCTTGTTCTAGGAGCTGGGTGTTGTATGTGTTCATTTCCCCTTCATTCTGGGAAGAAGCTATTGGTCCCTGTGGTCTGAGAGTGCTTTGTTGTGGGGGTTGCATGCACAGGTCCTTGCTGTGAATTTCTCTTCTTGGATGCTGTGACTGGATTTATCTATTATATAAATAGTCTCTGTGTGAAATGAGGACCTCTGTGTGCAAAGTCAATGAGGAATTCCTCATCGCACCTGCATTTGTTTGATTTCTAGTGAGCACTTGACTGAATCACAGAGAAGTGACATCTGCTATGGTCTTAGTACCTTTGATCAAGCTCTCAGCAGCCCTGAATATTACTGCTGGTCCTGGGcacaaagtatttttctaataGCTGTTGCTGAGATTAAATTCAGGCATATTGCAGAAATCAAGATTGAGATTACACAAAACTGTTTTTACTATGAAGAAGAGTAGCTGTACACTGCTGTGTCCCACTGATACAGATAATTTTACACTTTTTCTGTACTGTTAGGTGTAAAGCAGAAAAGATTTTTGGTTTAACTTTTAACTTTTGGGGATGTTTAGGAAGTTGATTAGATTTGGCATAGGATCTGTGCATATTTGATCAAGATCAAATCTCTGTAAAAATTGAGAAGTGGGCTTCTGGTTAATGATCTAAAGTTAATCAAAGCTATGCCTAAGCTATAGCTGGGGAGTACTCCCCAAAGCTTGACCTGCCATCTGGTACATTATCTGCTTTCATGCATCTCTTTGTATTTTCAGTTGACCTAATTAGCTACTTGACACGGTTTGAGTGGGACATGGCCAAATACCCCATAAAGCAGCCACTGAAGAATATATCAGAAGCATTAGCAAAGGTAAACTGTACTCCAGATTTTAAGATGTCATCATGGGGAAGCATGTCTTTTGGCTGGTTGTGATCCCTCCTCTCATGGCGGGAGAGGAGCCTTTGCCTTTGGTTTGGGCAGGAACAAACTCAGAAGCACACACTTTGTACTGCAGCAGttgatattattttaatttctactgCAATAATAATGATACATCTATTGAAACCTATCCAGTCTGTAAGTATATGGCACTTCATCAGATTCACTAGAGTACACTGATATGTTTTATGCACTTTAATCTCcttcattgtattttttttttcatttattgccATATTATTCTCCACTTCAGAGGTGTTTTTCATGAAATTGTTAGTCTGACATTAAATCAAAAGCCTTCAGgctgaataaattatttacacTGTCAGTTCGTTCAGAAAGGGATGATGTGTTTTTGTTCAGTGTAGGTAACAAATAAAACCATGAACTTGCCCCTTAGGTACAGCTCTAGCACtccaacagcaacagcaacagctgACTGAACCCTACTTCCTGCAGAGGCCTTTGCCCCAGGGAAGCACTGACCCCGGCTCTCTTTTGGCCACAGGCTGGTGGTTTTaggggagctggcagctgtttCTCTGTGTTAAGGTGGTAGTTGTGGGACAGAGGCAAGAACAAGGCCTCAAGCACTGCATTGACTCCCTTTTTTCACTCTTTGTTTTAGCAAGTGACTCAAATAGAAACAGACCTGAAGACCAGATCAGCTGCATACAACAACATTAAAGGAAATTTGcaaagcctggagaagaaaactATGTAGGTATTTTGCACTGGGGATGCTGTTGTGTGGCTGAAATGTGGGCAGTGTGTGCTCACACCCATTGTTGTGTTCTTCTGGGAACAACTTTTCCAGCTTTGGGACATGCTGAGCATTTAGAGACCCAGTGAGAACAGGTGGCAGCTGGTGTGGTCAGCATATCTCCAAATCAGCTCAGGGAGACTGAAGTTCCTAATAGGATTTTATTGACAGTGTGAGCAGGCAGTCTTGGAAGAAGTCAACTATTTTGCTCTGATGGGACTTCAGGGAGTCAGAAATTAGATGAGCTGTGCCAACTGCCACATGGCTGTGCCATATGGATCTGTGCCATATGTTCTGAACAGCATTTGCAAAGCTTCCATAGGAAACAGCTCTGTCTTGCTTGATCCTGCACCTCACTAGCATCCCagttatatttttgttttcttttttccttctgttggtTCAGGTAATGCACTGTTCAGGCTTCCTAAATGTTCTCTCTCCTGTCTTCATCTGCTTATGGTCTTTGCCTATGTCAGTGCTGATACCTGGGGTTTTTTCTAGGATATCACTGGGGAGAATGATAAAATCCAGTAAGTAGCAAATTTAAAACAACTTAGATGACATTGTACAAGCCCTCACCCAACACATGCTCATATATGCTACTGTTTCTACTCACGAttggggacaggacacaggtGGCTGCCTGAcactgcagccagccaggctggcagcctgCTGGCCAGGGCTCCAGCAATGTGAGGAGGGAGAAGAATGGAGACCTCATGGCCAGGGACAATCTTCCTTGTCATCATTCCATCTATCTTTAAATGCTGTCAATTCTGGTGTCCACCAGGGCCAGATAGCTTGGGTTGAACAAACATCTAATAAGTTACCAGCCACTTAGTTAATATTTACACTGGCCCAGTGAACCTCAAACCCAAAACTAATAGTTTAGGTCCTTCTTCATTCCTGCCGAGTGGCAGGGAGGGCAACTCCTCTTCACACCTAGTGCTTTCCAGCCATATACAGCCAGCCTTGGCTATCTACATGTCCTAGGAATTAATGTGATCAGGGGGGTTTAGTGTGTGGAGACATCCTGGAGACGTCCTGAAGGTCCCACCTGTGCATGAGactgctgctcttgctgctgttcAGCAGGAGGTGTCTCAGTGTCCACAACAGTCCAGGAATGCCAGGTTGCTGTGATGGCTTAGGTCTGTAAGTACTCTGCCTGCAGCACGGTCACACAAGCAGCTCAACAGGCTTCCTGAGAGAGCAGGTGCTTCCCACAAGATGTGGCGATGACTGGGAGCAGATGTGCACTTCCCAAGTATTTACACCCTTACTGTAAAAACAATAGCAGCAGAATGGTGCTAAACCCTAAACCTCAAAGTTTAAAGGGCATAAACTGGCCTCCTGCTAGTCACCAATATTGTGTCCTTTAGTATTAGTTACTTTTTGATTCTTTTAGTTGcagtaaaaataatgaaacagcCATTTAAGAAGTGTAGCCCTGTCCTTTAGCTACCTTCTTCTAGGCCTTCTTCTACCCCAGTATATGCTATTAGCATCTCCACGCACAGCACAATGCCTCCAATGTTCCACTGCTGAGTTCCTGCTActgttatttttactttgtcttCTTTTCTAGGGGAAATCTGCTGACCCGGACCCTGGCAGACATTGTGCACAAAGAAGACTTTGTTCTGAATTCCGAGTATCTTATCACGCTGCTCGTCGTGGTGCCAAAGTAAGGCAACAGTGTGTGCACACACCCTGTGTGGCATTGAGTCCCAGGCCTAAGCACCAGAACCAGGTGATACTGGGTCAGGTTGGGGCAGCTCATGAGACACAGGTGAAGTCTGCTAGCACAAAAGAGGGAGACAAAGACTCCATCAAAGCTGGAGCACGACAATTGGCATGTAGGTTCTTCATGGTTATGAGTGGGTTCTCAGTCTCCTGATAGGAATAGTATGAGCtaaaagaaaaccagatttttacTGCAGCATAGCCAGTTTCTAAAAGGAATTAGACTTTTTCAACTCACAATCTctctctgctggctgtgccttTGTAAGTGGCTATATGTAGGATGACTGCTACCAATGGCGAAGTTACACCATGTTCTCCTCAGAGCCCTACACAAAACTTTTCCTCTCCATATAGCCCTGTCCCAACACACACGTACAGCACCATCACTCTTCTGTCTCTGAAAAACAGATTGCAAAAAGCTGTCTGAGGTGTTTGTTGACTTCATTATGTGAGTTTATTCACACTAAAAAGAGATTTCTCTCTTTGCAATCTCTTACCATACCCTTGTTCCCTTTCTCACAGGGCTGACATTCACCATGAGTGCAGTCTAGCACCAGATCAGCTCTGGGATTGCACATAGCAGATGTAGCACCCATGGACCAGAGCAGCTTGTGCAGGGGTCCTGGAGCATGGGACACTGTGTGGCAGCCTAGAAGTATATGCCACATTCTTCTCACCATCAGTTTCCTGATATTGACCCTTCCTCAAGCCAAGATCCAAGGTGAAGACAGAGGGTGTAGCATTGAGGGAAGCACCTCCTCAGCTGGTGACTAGGAGCAGAAAGGATAGGAGAGGCTTAATGTGTCTTAATGACATAACCACGCATAAGGAGCTCAACCCTTCTACCCCTAAGTTATTAGCTTAATTAACTATATGTATCAACATTTGCTTTCCAGTATATAGTATTTATTTactgtgctttgttttgtgttgctCAAAGGTCAAGCTACCTACAGTGGCAGAAGACCTATGAATCGCTTTCAGATATGGTAGTACCTCGCTCCACCAAGTAAGTGAAATTCCAAATTAAGCTGTGTTTGTTTCAGAGATCCCTGTCATGTTTCAGCCCCTCAAATTGGTGGATCCTAGAGGAAATCACTAGTCTAAATGCATACGCTCCACATTAATGTATTTGCAATTCAAATACAAAGTAGTTTGTTGGAGGAAAGtacagatgaaagaaaaaaaggtaagttttttttacaattagcttcccttttccagtaatttatttctatttattttcaaacaggCCATTGCTTCTTTTTGTGTAAAACAGACAATTTATTACATTAATTGAGGTGTAGTTCAGACATATGTAATCACATGGAGCTTTATGGAAAGTACTTTATAAAAAGATGAAACACTAAATCTGCATTACTAATTGCTTCTTCTTGTTGCATAGAATAATTCAGCATACTGTCATTTCCACTAGCAAAAGCCATAATAACTCATCCTTTCACCTTGGGTAAAAAAATCATtcctatgaaaataaaaagaattgcAAAAGATCAAGATAAGGTAGGTTAAAAAAGGCATGAGGGATTTGCCATGTCAAATCACAGCAGTGGATTTCCCTCCCACAGAATGATTGCTGAGGATGCAGAGGGAGGACTCTTCACTGTGACCCTATTTAGAAAAGTGATGGATGACTTTAAGGCTAAAGCCAGGGAGAACAGGTAAGAAGCCCTgactgctgggcagggcaggctaGCAAGAGATGAGGATCAGGTGAGGCTTGTTGGGTGTGCAGCATGCTGAATCCATCACTGGTTTTAGGACTTCTTGACTGCTTGGGTTTCTGTTGGTCCTAAAGCCACTGAGAaggcagggtgggaaggagctgtggtAGCAGAATCAGTGATCCTGTTCTTTAAACTCCAAGTTACAGATCCTGGAATTGCCCTTTCTGCTGTCATTCTGCTGAGAGCAGGAAGCTGGCTTTCTGGGAGTGACTTCAACTCCTACACTCCACATACTTTAACTTGTTAAATGGCTAGCAACTTCCCATACCTGCTTctcctggggaaaaagaaatgagtgTGCATATTGCCTAGACTAAGGCTTGTGAGAGAAAATGCCATTCAATTGTAGGTTCATGGTTCGAGAATTTTATTATGATGAGAAGGAACTGAAGTGTGAAAAGGAAGAGCTGATGAAATTAGCTTCCGACAAGAAACAGCAATATGTAAGTAGCACCTTGTGAGCTGGTGGCCCACATAGTGGCAGCCTTTGCTACCAGCATGCCTAAGCACCTCTCTCAGAAATGGCCTTACGGTTCCAGATGTCTCTGGTGAGCTCCATTTAGCCCATAAAACTGAGGCATGGGAAAAATAGCAATGATATGGCCAAGGTCACTTGAGTTTCTGATAGACTGGGAGCCACTATCAGGCTGCCTGGGAACTATCCTAGCAGCCCATGATGGCCTCAGTGGCAGTGTTGGCTATGGACCTGCTTCATTCAGCGAGGGGATCAAAGCACTGTTCTGGTCTCACAGGGCCCCTTACTGCGCTGGCTGAAGGTGAACTTCAGTGAAGCATTTGTGGCTTGGATTCATGTGAAAGCCTTGAGAGTTTTTGTTGAATCCGTCCTGAGGTGAGTAAACACAGAGTGCAGGCAGAGATTCCTGGGGAAGTCAAAATGTACAGCTCTCTTCCTGGTGCAGTTCGTTTGTGGGAGGAACCCTTACACACCTTGTTTTGTCTTGCTCGAGGTGTGTGCCTTACTCAATTCCAGGAGCTCGCAGGAGACAATACAGATGTCCACAAAAAGAGTGACATACGAACCTGATGAAAAACGATTTTTTGGGGGCACTTACAGGGaaggggaaaacagaaagaCACTGTTTAGCTGACTTTTggcttcaaaaagaaaatgctttccaaTAAGGAGGCAGTGTTGTTTCTGCAACACACCACCAGTGGGCATGCCTggaggctgaggagggagggCATGAGCAGACAGCTGAGGCCCTTCCCAGCAGATGTTCATGTATGTTGTGTTCCGAGGTATGGCCTCCCTGTGAATTTCCAAGCAATGCTGCTGCAGCCAAACAGGAAGTCTGTGAAGCGCCTGAGAGATGTCCTGAACATGGTCTTCAAACACCTGGATGAAGTTGCAGCAGCAAGTATAATGGATGTATGTATTTGGACTGCAGGTGCACATGCTGTAGCTTCTCTCAGCTTAGCTGAATGAACACTTCCACTGTCCTGGGGTTAGAACATGTATCTGCTCACATCTTGCAATTATAGGAGCCCTGGATGCAGCTCTAATCCCAGCTGATTACAGACTGGATTAGGGTAGGCTCAGATTACGATGCATATGCAGAGAgattgtttatattttcttttgaagcatCTGATATTTACAGCTACCAGAACAAAATAGATCTGTTCCTTTACATAAAAAGCTTAAAATCTACTATAAACATTCAGATCaacacaaacaagaaaaattaatttggaactAAATCCTAGGACTGTCACACCTCTGTCCTCTGTAAAAGGctgtaatttataaataatcTATGCCTTCAACAAGCAGCAGTACTTGCTTTCTCCTTCCCCGTATCTTGAATTGCAATTCTAAACAATTTAGGCTAAAGCAGTAAATGAGCTAGCAGGCCTTCAGAACAGCCTAAAATTGGCAAGCACAGGTTCCACTGCATAAAGGGAAGACAGAGATGAGTTGCTGTAGAGCTGAAGCACGCAAAAATGCTACAAGTTCAAACAGCACAGGCATTCTCAATGCTAATTACATTAGGCAACCTGAAACAAGAAGCAGAGCAGATTCTCAGCAGAATCAGCTGAGTGGTGAATTCCCACCTTAAGCATGGCACATACAAAGCTCCATTGCACCTGTGGGAAAGGAGCACAAAAGCAATCCCCTGGAGCTTGGAACTGTGCAGGTTTACTGGTACTAAAGCCGTTACTTCCTTTTGCAGCCTGGCATGGACATCCCTGGGTTACAACTGAGTAATCAAGAATACTACCCTTATGTTTATTTCAAGATTGACCTCAGTCTTCTTGACTGCAGTTAAAGAAGAATTGCTCAAGCTTCATCTATTAATTTTCAAGACGATCATGTTACTTTAAAACAATCTTTAGCTGCTGAAActcaaattaaaatgcagataCTGTATCAGGATGATCTTCCTACCACTTCTAGTAATTTTTACAGTGACTACAATAAAAGTTATCTCTTATTCATAGTTTtacaaaaacatatttcagaGGCAGAGGTACTATggtagtatttatttttttggtaaatTACAAAGATGGAATATCTACTGgacttgaaataaaacaatttaaaaagtatgGTGGCTAATGGATCTACTAGGTGTTTCTAACAAagcaaacttaaaaaaatccaaacagaaaaaGTAGAAAGCATCAGAGCAAAGCCCAAAGTTCaattaatttaacaaaaaaccccaaaagcttAAGAGGAAAGATCCTCAAAAGTGCTGTGGGACTTATCATAATATGACTTACAGTCCCCAGTACTCATGAGTTTAGTTTTTGCAAAGATATTTCAGTTAGAACAGTTCCATTACAGCTCATCTGCTGGGATGATTTAAGGGTTGGAGCACATCTCCTGCACAGAATCAGCAGTTACTGCTGGCTGCCCATGGTTCTGACACTGCCTCTCATAGGGATGAGCTATGGGCAATCTCTTACAGATGACAAACTATGTTATTTCCTTGAAAGAAGGGGAATCTTTCAGCTCTTTCACTCCTTATTTATAAACAAGCTGATCACATCAGGGTCACTTCACTAGACACCAATATACAAGACATGGAGAGCAATAAAAtaatagtatttttattaaaaaagcagcagtaaacATCCCTACTCACAGTCCTGATTCCCCTTCCAAAGGAAATAGCAATTTCAGATCAAAACAATGCCAGATGGGAAGTGAAGAAATATTACTCTATTTGCTGGAGACAGCACCAGAGTGGTTTTCTATTAGCACCTGGAAATCCTTATGCCCTAAAACAGATTAGCTTCATCACTAATCCAGGGGAAAGACCAACAGCTCCCAGCATCACTCACTGCAACAGCAACCCACTTCCATTGTTTTAATGATCTTATGAAGCCTGgcacaaagaaagagaaagccCCTGAGAAGGAATAGGAAAAGGAAGACTGAAGACCATTTAAACTGAGATTGTCCATCTTATCAAGCTTTAGCCAAACTGTCAAGATCTCACAGCAAGGAAGTGGTTTAGGACTCCTCTCTGCACAAGCCTCTCTATTATACAGTTCACTTTCAAGAGTCATCCAAAATGGGACTGCTTGTACTATGTGCACCTTTCTTACTCTATACAAGACTAACACTGTgtgtcaaaaaatattttattctttaattgAAACAGAAGCTGAGCAGGTTCCAcctccatgaaaaaaaatacagttaaaattGGTTATACTATCAGCCTCCAGTAACACTCAAACAGCACATtatcaacaaaataaaacccaagatGTTCCAAAGAAATATCCATGTTGTCCTCAAAATATTTGTTACACAGAATACAATCAAGTTTACTGGTTATGACAATTCATAGAATTTCTGCAATGTTTTCTTGAGATGCGTACAGTCCACTGCTGCAGTGCATCCAATAGCACAGTGTGTCATGTGCTACTTCTCCATAAAAAGGCCACTGAAATATCTGTCTGACTGTGATCCAGGCTGCAAACTGCTGCGCAGGCTCTCCCAAGAAAAGAAGTTTCCCGAAGATCTCACAGCTCATCTTTACCCAAGTCATCCAGATCCACATCACTGAGATCAATGTCATCTTCAACTGGAAGCTGTTAAAAAGGGAAGGTTTTGAGTACATGTTTAGAAGTGCTTAATGCCGGGAGATCCCTGAGTTGAAAAGATTCTTACTTCATCCTGCTTGAGAATAAAGCTCTCTCCTGTCATCTCTTTCATTCAGAGTGCACTCAAAGTGCACTAAGCACAGGACAAATGAACAACTAGGAGGTTGTTTTTTACTAATCAAAATACTCCAGATGAAGGCTATACAAATAAACTATGTAACAAAACCACTACCGTATTCAGTGTTTTTATCTATCTGAAGTAGATCAAAGGACTGCAGTAACTTTGGTTTTTACAACAATGTTGAACCTTAAGAAGGCAGATTTGGTCATCATATTATTTATTACACAGGCTTTACCTAAGAAGCTTTCTGGCATTAAGAACTTGATGGCAAGGTCAACATATTCAGAACTCTACAGCACTGGGGTCACGAATGCATGCACTA
This window harbors:
- the ATP6V1C2 gene encoding V-type proton ATPase subunit C 2 isoform X1, whose amino-acid sequence is MSEFWLISAPGDKTNLQAWERMNTVTSKSNLSRNSKFHIPDLKVGTLDALVGLSDELGKLDSFAESVIKKIAQYIGEVMEDSKDKVQENLLANGVDLISYLTRFEWDMAKYPIKQPLKNISEALAKQVTQIETDLKTRSAAYNNIKGNLQSLEKKTMGNLLTRTLADIVHKEDFVLNSEYLITLLVVVPKSSYLQWQKTYESLSDMVVPRSTKMIAEDAEGGLFTVTLFRKVMDDFKAKARENRFMVREFYYDEKELKCEKEELMKLASDKKQQYGPLLRWLKVNFSEAFVAWIHVKALRVFVESVLRYGLPVNFQAMLLQPNRKSVKRLRDVLNMVFKHLDEVAAASIMDPGMDIPGLQLSNQEYYPYVYFKIDLSLLDCS
- the ATP6V1C2 gene encoding V-type proton ATPase subunit C 2 isoform X2, with product MSEFWLISAPGDKTNLQAWERMNTVTSKSNLSRNSKFHIPDLKVGTLDALVGLSDELGKLDSFAESVIKKIAQYIGEVMEDSKDKVQENLLANGVDLISYLTRFEWDMAKYPIKQPLKNISEALAKQVTQIETDLKTRSAAYNNIKGNLQSLEKKTMGNLLTRTLADIVHKEDFVLNSEYLITLLVVVPKSSYLQWQKTYESLSDMVVPRSTKMIAEDAEGGLFTVTLFRKVMDDFKAKARENRFMVREFYYDEKELKCEKEELMKLASDKKQQYVWPPCEFPSNAAAAKQEVCEAPERCPEHGLQTPG